One window of Plasmodium relictum strain SGS1 genome assembly, chromosome: 14 genomic DNA carries:
- the VPS16 gene encoding vacuolar protein sorting-associated protein 16, putative — protein sequence MNTNEWSNIDNTYYGKQKISSMIWSNEDVLKDSIVCSGYLGLIAVLMNKDKFDDYKKKDNLKIYTNIGRLVSSCRLSYDGLICFGWNKNNDLVLLFKDNIVRVYSCFCEKIFVFSLDENIKNEGILTGSICGDGIIIITEKLNIYVNYYFSGNNCIKYPNVDLKAKPNCICSIDGDKLNNDLNIQQNYFDSKPNNDILKLNLKNYITNTFDKKENVNENFNYKNNILIESKEKYNIKDENAIERKKKKILIKTTTYDLNKVDLNSNNNKIQRQKMDEELNIHILIALCNGGFALVNRYHYKIYDIDYSHPYINMSISKSGTILAFLSNNGIIRIYLIKNLNKCIEETILDSKKTIKQIVWCGDDCLAVYTPMITPSNDIQHMLFVGGPKNQWIPYQYRHNLYLIGDIYGVKIISKESFEYVSRIRKSIFNIFSIGSCTPSAMLFYSYEKYKNGNICLDDEIRAFNNNLDIAIEECLDAATHEYNENIIDLLLQTSLFGKNFMKISYNCKKFLLYCLYLRICMNVRKPPLDIFITASELKYMTIPTFVQYIARRKEYFLAYRICEYAGIKTDNILIEWCKEKIEKSIELTDEQLCCVITDKIKNEKNIDYSYIAFIAAKCLRPQLATIIIQYEENKKKQVDMLLKLANYNLSVEKSILSKDIELVYLCIIIILSQEKETVDGEKELSTLTEVFKNNIQASNCFYVYCKKTKQYKLLKQFYEKNGQHSQAAFVTLDLALSKKNYEQKKTWLAYSAGFLTTDKMNSHIKFVHTSIMNNIDLLNYQKELEMKYNKKSVIGYPHKIQGLSLMKTIEYIISIGEFLDADNLCKKFKISEPKYWRCKIYALAKNKYFDELYNFANYRVSPIGLDYFIECSYEFGSIPLTIKLIQKNKDLNTQYKWFTKYNMQQEAENVLKQLKSQKITSTIFQTITDAISNIR from the coding sequence atGAATACAAATGAATGGAGTAATATTGATAATACATATTAtggaaaacaaaaaataagtaGTATGATTTGGAGTAATGAAGATGTATTGAAAGATAGTATTGTTTGTTCAGGATATTTGGGTTTAATAGCTGTTCTAATGAACAAAGATAAATTTgatgattataaaaaaaaagataatttaaaaatatatacaaatatcGGTAGACTAGTATCAAGCTGTAGATTAAGTTATGATGGATTAATATGTTTTGGatggaataaaaataatgatttagttttattatttaaagataATATAGTTAGAGTATATTCGTGCTTTTGTgagaaaatttttgttttttcattggatgaaaatataaagaatgaAGGAATACTAACAGGGAGCATATGTGGAGACGGTATCATTATAATAacagaaaaattaaatatatatgttaattaCTATTTTAGTGGTAATAATTGTATTAAATATCCTAATGTTGACTTAAAAGCAAAACCAAATTGTATTTGTTCAATTGATGGAGATAAATTGAATAATGATTTGAATATTCAACAGAACTATTTTGATAGTAAACcaaataatgatatattgaagttaaatttaaaaaattatataacaaatacatttgataaaaaagaaaatgtaaatgaaaattttaattataaaaataacatcCTTATTGAAagcaaagaaaaatataatataaaagatgaaaatgcaatagaaagaaaaaaaaaaaaaatattaataaaaacaactacatatgatttaaataaagtaGATTTAAATTCCAATAACAATAAAATACAGAGACAGAAAATGGATGAAGAGTTAAATATACACATATTAATAGCTTTATGTAATGGTGGATTTGCATTAGTAAATAGATATCATTACAAAATTTATGATATAGATTATAGTCACccttatataaatatgtctATATCAAAATCAGGAACTATTTTAGcatttttatctaataatGGTATAATtagaatatatttaattaaaaatttaaataagtgCATTGAAGAAACAATTTTAGACAGCAAAAAAACTATCAAACAAATAGTTTGGTGTGGCGATGATTGCTTAGCTGTTTACACGCCTATGATTACTCCATCTAATGATATACAACATATGTTATTTGTAGGTGGTCCAAAAAATCAGTGGATTCCTTATCAATATAGGCATAATTTGTATCTAATTGGAGATATATATGgtgtaaaaattataagtaaAGAAAGCTTTGAATATGTCAGTAGGATCAGAAaatctatttttaatatttttagtatAGGAAGTTGTACTCCCTCTGCtatgttattttattcatatgagaaatataaaaatggaaaCATATGCCTTGATGATGAAATTAGagcatttaataataatttggaTATTGCCATTGAAGAATGCTTAGATGCTGCTACCCatgaatataatgaaaatataatagattTATTACTACAAACATCTTTATTtggaaaaaattttatgaaaattagTTACAATTGcaaaaaattcttattatATTGTTTGTATTTAAGAATTTGTATGAATGTTAGAAAGCCTCCTTTGGACATTTTTATTACAGCCTCAGAACTTAAATACATGACTATACCTACTTTTGTTCAATATATTGCTAGaagaaaagaatattttttagcTTATAGAATTTGTGAATATGCAGGAATTAAAAcagataatatattaattgaatggtgtaaagaaaaaattgaaaagtCAATTGAATTAACTGATGAACAGTTATGTTGTGTTATTacagataaaataaaaaatgaaaaaaatatagattaTTCTTATATTGCCTTTATTGCAGCTAAGTGTTTAAGACCACAATTGGCTACTATAATTATTCAGTAtgaagaaaacaaaaaaaaacaggTTGATATGCTACTTAAATTAGCTAATTACAATTTATCAGTTGAAAAGTCAATTCTTTCCAAAGATATTGAACTCGTTTATTTATGcatcataattattttaagtCAAGAAAAAGAAACTGTAGATGGagaaaaagaattatctACTTTAACAGAAGtttttaagaataatatTCAAGCTTCTAATTGTTTTTATGTTTATTGCAAAAAAACAAAGCAGTATAAGTTGCTTAAgcaattttatgaaaaaaatggaCAACATTCTCAAGCTGCTTTTGTTACATTGGATTTAGCTTTatccaaaaaaaattatgagcAAAAAAAGACATGGCTAGCTTATTCAGCAGGATTTTTAACAACAGATAAAATGAATAGTCATATAAAATTTGTTCACACATCAATAATGAATAATatagatttattaaattatcaaaaagaattagaaatgaagtataataaaaaatcagTAATAGGATATCCTCATAAAATTCAAGGGTTATCTTTAATGAAAACTATTGAATATATTATATCTATTGGGGAATTTTTAGATGCAGACAACctttgtaaaaaatttaaaatatctgAACCTAAATATTGGAGATGTAAAATATATGCATTAGctaaaaataagtattttGACGAATTGTACAATTTTGCAAATTATAGAGTATCACCAATAGGGTTGGATTATTTTATTGAATGCTCATACGAATTTGGTTCAATTCCTTTAACTATTaaattaattcaaaaaaataaagatttaaATACACAATATAAGTGGTTTACTAAATATAATATGCAACAAGAAGCAGAAAATGTATTAAAACAGTTGAAATCTCAAAAAATTACAAGTACAATATTTCAAACAATTACTGATGCTATATCAAATATAAGATAA